Sequence from the Oceanispirochaeta sp. M1 genome:
TACCGAAGGTCGCATAGATCTGTCGGGTTCCCAGACCCTCACCGGTTTTATTACCCTTTGTTGTTCTACCCACAAAGGCCGGCAGTCCTTCACTGTCTTTTATCAGTTTCTCCTCAGGAATTCCCGTACCATTATCTTCAAGTTCAAGAAGAACATAATCTTCTTCTTTCAGCAGGGTTATTCTGAGAACTCCATTTCTGCCTGTATCAGTTATGGCATCAAGGGAATTGGATGCCATATTGATCAGTGCCCGGCCTATATTAACAAAGGAACCCGGAACAAGAGCCTCTCTTGTTTTAAGTTCAAGGTGCAGATCGCAGGGGGTAGTGGAGGCTTCGATATAGGGAATGATCCTCTCAAGAATCACATCCTGAAGATTTACCGTATGGGATATGAGGAGGCTGTCCCTGAAGGAGTTGAGCATATTGCTCATAGTCGTGGATTCCCGGTTGATATCCTCAATGATTCTGTCCGCATTATCCATGGCAAGCATATCTACCATATTGGACATAAGCCGCAGGGTTTTACGGGCATCATGCCTGGTTTTTCCTATCTCTTCTGAAGCAGAGGGAGCATTTTTATTCTCCTTTCTTTCGATTATCAGAATATCGTGTTTGTCGGCCAGAAGGTGGCAGTACACAAGATTTCTGTAGACCATGGGTTCACCATGATGAAATCCCTTGTTCTGAAAAAACTCGATTGTGTCTCCCTGTTTTTCCCAGATATAGAGATAGACTCTTCCGTTTCCAGGTATTTTTGAGGCAAGGTACTCAATAAAGGCGGTTCCTATCCCCCGGCCTCTCCCAAAAGGACTAGTGACCAGTTTATAGATATGAAAATTGCGTTTATAGCGATCCGTATAGACCAGCATATAACCCAGTATTTCACCTTCATCCACCCAGACACAGCTGTATTCCCGGTCCTTTTCTATATCGGGGTCTCTTATGTAGGGGGAGGGGATTATAAATGTATCGATATTGAGCAGCGGATTACGGGCTACCTGATCTTCTATTGTTTCTGTCAGGGGCTGAATCTTGGGATTCCGTTTCACTCTGTGCCTGCCAGGCCTATTTCCTGTGCTGCTGTTTTCATTCCTTCGATGGTCATGGCAATCAGGTCTCCGTTTTCCATCCCCAGCATACCCGCACCCTTTTCGATTGTGCTTCTGTCTACACCGGCGGAAAAACCTTTGGCCTTCCATTTTTTCTTAACAGATTTCACGCCCAGGTCCATGATGCTTTTTGAGGGGCGGACAAGTACGGTTGCGGTAATCAGTCCTGTAAGTTCATCACAGGCAAAAAGGACTTTCTCCATTTCATGTTCGGGTTCCACATCACTGCAGATTCCCCAACCATGGGAGACCACTGCATGGATCAGCTCTTCGGGCCATCCTCTCTCCTTCAGTATTTCATCTGCCTTAATGCAGTGTTCTTCGGGATACATCTCATAATCGATATCATGCATGAGGCCGACGATTCCCCAGAATTCAGGATCGAATCCTCTCTGTCCGGCTGCGTAGCGCATCACTGCTTCAACTGACAGGGCATGGGTATAAAGGCTTTCTGATTTATTAAATTCCTTAAAAAGTGTCAGTGCATCGTCTCTGTTCTGTGTCATGTATTGCTCCTGCATTTATTAGCTCAGACCGAAGGGTTCTATACCCTGCCAGAGTGAGTAACATCACTCCGGCGTTTTTTTCGGTGTAGGCTTAAGGGTCTTTTCTTTAACAAGAAGATCCCTGATCTGTTTGTCACTGAGTCCACCCTCTTTCTGCCATTTTTCCAGATCCAGCTGTTCCAGTTCCACGATGCTCTCTTTTTCTACACATTGGAGAACCTCATCCACAAAGCCGTTCATTCTATTTTGTTCTCTTGGATCTTTTATCTTATTCTGAAAAACAGGATAGCGCCCTGTCAGGGCAGGCAGTTCAGCACTCTCTTCCAGAGAGATAAAATTATCCTCATTAAGACAACCATCAGGGCCCCAGAGTCTTTCCTGTTCCAGAAGGCGTGATCTGAGATTTTCTCTCACCTTTTTGACTGTCTCATCCTGTGAACCGAAGAGAAGGTTGCGGCTTTCCGCCGGATCGTCTTTCAGATTGAAGAGTTCTTCCCTTCCTTCTCTGTAGTAGTAATTAAATTTGTAGTTATTCGTTCTCAGTGAAATCCAGCGTCTGCTTCCGGAACCGTATTCCACATATTGGATTGAACGATCTTTCTTCATGGATTTTTTATCTTTGATGAGGCTTTCTCCCGGCAGACGGGAAGTGGTGTAGGAAATCTTTATTCCTGTAGCATCCATTATTGTGGGAAAAATATCATTAAGATCGGCGAAGTCTGAGTTTTTTTCTCCGGGATCGATTTTTTCCGGATAACTGAGAATCAGAGGGATTCTTGTACAGCTGTCATAGGGCAGCCCTTTTTCCATGCAGTCATGATCACCCAGCATATCGCCATGGTCACTTAGAAATATGATCAGGGTATTTCGCCTCTGGTCAGTGTCTTCCAGGCAGTCCAGAACTCTTCCGATATTGTAATCCACCTGGGAGATTGAACTGTAATAGAGTTCTCTGTAGCGTCTGAACCAGGCGGAAGGTATATTTCTGAACATGCCTGCATTTCTGTCTGCCGCATGACTGAGGGGCGTTGTGGATTTCAGGGTGGCAGGCAGTTCTTTTTCTGAATAGAGATCAGTAAAGCGCCTGGCTGGAGTCTGAGGGGGGTGGGGGGAGAGCCAGCTCAGCTTCATCATCCATGGATGACGGCCCCTGTTTGTTTCAAGAAAATCAAGAGCCCTGTCGGCTATCCAGCTGTCTCCCTGATGCTCTTCCGGGAGGAGTGAATTCTGAGGAATATGATAGAGGAGATTTTCACAGCCGTGGAGATTGAGAATATGCCCGTATCCCTGTTTTTTAAGGTAGACGGCGTAATCATCTTCCTCCCTGAATTCGGGATGAGGCTCCATCAGATGTATCCTGTCATAACCGCGGTGGCGCCGTGGGGGAACAAACTGATTCTTCCCTATTGAGATAGTTTCATATCCATGATCTGAAAGGAGCTGTGGATAGGTATAGATCCAGCCGGGCATTCCGAAGGTTCTATTGTTTTCTGTATAACCGTGAGTCTTTCCTGTCAGTCCTGTAAGAAGATTATGTCTGGCGGGCATTCCATCGGGGATCGGTGTGAAGGCATTGGAATAGAGACGGCCGGAGGCCGCCAGTCTGTCCAGCTGGGGGGTATGCATAAAATCTGCACCCCCGGCGCTGATGCTGTCATGCCGCTGCTGATCTGTCATCAGTATCAGTATATTTGGTTTTTCTGTTTCCGAATCTGTCCGGTCGTAAGGTAGGGTCGTGAGTGTATCTGTTTCCTGAGATCCGTCCATTGAATCAATCTCCCCTGAAGTGGATGTACTGTTATTGATACTATAATACAGCAATGAGATTCAGGGGAGTCTTTTCACTCAATTAAGGCAGGGATATTTTCAGGTTGAAGTGTTTTTTTCGACAGTGTTGAGCTGCAGACCATAGGCTGTTGTGTATTCTCTGAAAAGGGTCATTACTTTCTTCGTCTGATCTCCGGCTCTTCCATTTCCGACTGTTATATCATCTACCTGAATAACAGGAATAATTTCCTTGTTAGTTGCAGATACGAAGATCTCATCTGCCCGGGCCAGATCCTCACGGCTTACTTCTCCCAATTCTACACCATATTCTTTTTCCATCAATCCGATCATAACAGAGCGGGTGATTCCGGGGAGTATTCCTTTGTCGGGGGTTATCCATCTTCCATCCAGGTGGAGGAAGATATTCGTTGTTGTCCCTTCAAGAACTCTGCCTTTTTTGTCTACATAAACAGCTTCTACGGCATCGGCTTTCCTCGCCTGCTGCTGTGTCATGACAGCATTCATATAATCTGTGCTTTTTGCTTCGGGGATATAGCGTTCCACTTCGGCAGTAATGATTTTTACACCCTCCGTATACCACCAGGCAGGGAGCTTCATCCTCTCTGTCACCATAACGATAAACTTACCGTTTCCCTGAGGGACAACCGAGTCCGGACTGATTCCCCCGGTATACATGATTCTGATATTGGATTCTTCAAAATCATTTCGTGAGAGGGTCTCCATTACGATGTCATGAATCTCAAGTTCACTCAGTGGAAGATCAAGGCCCACACATTCACCTGAATGGGCAAAACGGCTGATATGCTCTTTCAGATAAAAGGGCCGTTTGTTATATGTTCTCAGGAAGTCGAATATTGCATACCCTCTCAGTACCGCCATATCGTTTACGGATATAACAGCCTGTGCGGAATCTATATATTCTCCGTCCATATAAAAAATACTCATTTATAGTCTCCAGTTCTTCATTAACGGCTTTTCAACCGTACAGCAGTATTGTACATAGATATGCTGAAATGTGTAGAAAAGAATGACAGTTATACCGGTTTTTTTCTATGATCCCGCGGATGATTGCTGTTTCGATTCAGCGGGAAGGTGTTTCACAGATTAACACTTTACAATGTTTGATATTTATATGAATAATTGTCCATGAAAAAAATTATCCTTAGTATTTTATTGTTTTTCACTTCCTTTCTGCTCTGGAGTCAGGACGCGGTACAGGGCCATATGGATCTGACCGGCCATGACTGGAAAGAATTTGCTGTACTGAATGGTGACTGGGAATTCTCATGGCAGAAACAACTGGAAAATCCCGGAGATCATGACAGCTATGTAAAGGTCCCCTCGAGTTGGAATTCATATGATATTGATACTCAGGATTCTCCCGGCAGCATGGGATATGCCACATTCAGCCTTACAGTTGATCTTCCCGGTAATCAGCCTCCTCTGGCCCTTGAAATTAACAGGCCCAGCAATGCACACCGCATTTATATAAATTCACATTTAGTTGGAGAAACCGGCATAGCCGGAATTGATAAAGAATCTACGGTTCCCGGTTATGACCGGGAGCTTTACTCCATTCCACCTGAAGTCAAGGAACTGCAGATCTCTATACAGGTCAGCAACTTTCATCAGTCTACGGGAGGACTCCAGGAAGAGCTCATACTGGGTGAATACAGATCAATGAAATCCCGCTGGGACCTGGTACGGGGTCTTGAGATGCTCCTTATTGGAGTCTCCCTTTCAATGATGCTCTACTACCTGGTCCTCTATTTTTTTATGAGAGAAAAGTCATATCTCTATTTTTTCATTTTTACCATGATTGCTGTCATAAGGGCTTTTGTTACGGAATCAATTTTCCTGCAGGAACTTATCCCTGCAATCTCCTGGCAGGTCATTATCAGGCTTGAATATCTTACCTTTGCCACCATCGGAGTTGCCATGCTGGTGCTGCTGAAGGAGCTTTTTCCAGAGGATGTTCACAAGCTTCCTCTCTACGCTTCCATGGGACTCTCGGGCCTGTACAGTCTGCTGATCCTGTTCGGACCATCTGTACTCTTCACTTCGCTGATTACTGTTCAGCAGATTGTGATGCTGCTGCAGAATTGTTACATCGTATATATCGGAGTGATTGTTGTTGTCAGGAAGCGGAACAGCGGGGTTTATGCTCTTGTGGGTATTCTGCTCCTGATGCTTGCCTTTATCAACGATACACTCAATGCAATGCTTGTTCTGCAGACAAGCTCGATACTCAGTTATGGAATGATGGGCTTTCTTCTCTGTATGGCTTTTCTGCTGGCAAGACAGTTTACGGCAGATAAAAACAGAAGCGATATTCTCAGTCGGGAACTCGAAGTCTCCACCAGGCAGCTTCAGGATCTTTTTCAGGAAATTCGTTCAGCAGGAGGGCATCTTTCAGAATCCGGTCAGGCTCTCAGCAGCAGTATGGATAGTTCTCGGCAGGCTGTTGCGGATATTACGGGACATATAAACTCGGTAGATCTGGAAATCAGCAGTCAGAATGAAGGCCTTAAAGAGAATGCCGAGGTCAGCAGTCTGCTAAATACATTTCTCTCCTCTCTGGTTCAGGGTGTTAACAGGCAATCTGAGCAGACCGAGCAGGCGGCCACCACCATTTCAACACTTCTTGAAGAAACAGAAGAACTCTTCTCCCGTTTTGGAAAGATGGAGGACTCATTTACCCTCCTTTCAGAATCCAGTGAGTCGGGTGAAGAGCTTGTAGACAGTATGAGTCAGCTGGTGCAGGCAGTCAGCAAACGTTCCGAGAAGCTGATTGAAACCAATGATATTATTTCGGGAATCTCCAGCCAGACTAATATGCTGGCTATGAATGCGGCCATTGAGGCGGCACATGCGGGGGATGCAGGAAAGGGTTTCGCCGTTGTTGCTGATGAGATTAGAAAACTTGCCGAGCAGACTGCCGCTCAGTCTTCCGAGTCCGATAAAGAACTCAAGGAAATCCTGTCTGAGATAAGGGGTATGGTCAGTGCCACCGAGGGAGTGGAAGGAAACTTTCACAGTATACAGATGAGTGTTTCAATTTTCAGGGACAATCTTAATGAGATGAAGGGGGTTCTGGATGAGCAGAACCGCCAGGGAGATGTCATAAGAGGGAGTCTTGAATCCGTACAGAAAGAGTCGGATCAGGTTCTCAGGGAATCTTCTGAAATCAAAAACAGTCGCGAAAAGGCGGAGAACAGTCTTCAGCAGCTGCTGGGTCTCAGTAATAAGGTAAATAGACGTGTTGAGGAGATGCTGGAGAGTACCGGACAGCTGCACGATGCCCTCCAGGCCGCAGGAGAGATGGAACAGTCAACAGGAAAAGCCATAACAAGACTCATTACTCTGACTGAAAAATAGGTGAATTTTAATTGTTCCGCTTTTGGGAAAGGAAGGGGATTCCGGCTAATCCAATAATAGCTGCTGCAATAATTCCAAGCCATCCGGTGTAGCGGTAATGGCCCCAGATTTTTTCCATCAGGCTGAAACTCCAGGGGCCGATGGCGCTTCCGGCCACCATAAAGCTCATGGCCATTCCTGAGATGGCTCCCAGATGTTCACGGCCGAAAAGTTTCGGCCATGTTACTGAATTCATGACTCCGTAGAGGCCTCCCGCCACTCCAAACCCTCCGATAAGAAGAGCTGCTGCAAATGTTGTATAAGGAAGTGTCAGGGCATAGGCACCTGTAATAGAGGAGAGAATAAGAGTGTAAAACAGGTATTTCATATCTATTATATCGCTCAGCCAGCTTCCCAGAAAACGGGCACCCACTGAGATAATAGAAATGGGCAGAAATATTGCCACTGCCTGAGTGGTCGTTTTACCCAGGGATGCAAAAATGGAAGTTATATGAAATGTGAAGGCAGTGCTGTAGAGGGCCCAGAAAAAGAGAACTGCTACATAGCACCATAATCGTGGATCTTTCCGGGCTTCCTGGAGGGTCAAAGACTTAACAGCTTCGTTCTTCTTTGCCTTGCTGCCTGTATGAATCTTTACTCCCTCTTCCATCTCCATGCCGCAGTCTTCGGGGCTGTCCCTGAAAACGATGATAATAAAAGGGATGATCAGGATGATTGTTGTCATTCCCATATACATCCAGGAACGGTCCCAGCTGGAGAGCTCTATGAGACTCTGAAGAATCCGGGGCGCATATGAGAATCCGAAGGATGTAAATATACCCATGATGGCGGCGGCAAAACCTCTATGGGCCTCAAACCAGCGCATTACCATTCCTCTGGAGACCAGAGTCAGTACTCCCTGGCCGAAAAATCTTATTCCGAAGAATCCAATAATCATAAAGACAAAGGCAGTCTTTTTTCCGGAAATATGTAAAAGGGCAGATATAAAAGAAGTGATATTCACAGAACGGGAGAGAAATATGAGACAGAGTCCCAGTCCGAGGGCTGAACCTGCCGCCGCCACTCTCGCTCCGAAGCGGTCATAGAATATACCGGCCCGTGTCATTACAAGTGAACTGCTAAGAGTCCCGATCATATAGGCAGTGGATATCTCAATTCTGCTGAGATTCAAGTTGGTGATCAGATGGTCTGTATAGACTGATACACCCATGGTCTGTCCGGGAATACTGAATAGAATACCCAGTGCTCCGGCTACCATGGCAACCCAGCCGTAGTAAAAAGGGACCTTCTTAGGTGAAAAAGGGAAGGTTCCGGGAATTAAATGGTTTTTTTCTGTTTTGATAACAAACTCCTTGAAGACCGGATCAGTATAATGAAATCGATCTTCAGAGAGAATCTCTAAATTGAATGAAATACCAAAAAATCAAAATGCCCCGGAATTTCAGTATTTCAGGAGTAGATCAACTCGGTAAAAACCTCTTTGAGCCTCAGGGTCACAGGTCCCGGTTTTTCATCTCCCACAACTCTTTTATCCACAGAGATTACGGGGATTAATTCGGCCCCTGATCCTGTGAGAAAGCACTCATCTGCAGTATAGAGATCAAAACGGGTCAGGGTGGTCTCTTTAGTCTCTATTTTCAGTTTTTCGGCCAGCTCCAATATGGAATTACGGGTTATACCCTCCAGCAGACCATGCCAGGATGCGGGTGTCAGGAGCTTCCCGTTTTTAACTATAAAGATATTGTCTCCTGTACATTCACAGACATAGCCTTCTTCGCTGAGCATGACAGCTTCAAGGCATCCGGCATCCACAGCTTCGATCTTCGCCATAATATTGTTAAGGTAGTTCAGGGTCTTAATTCTGGGATCAAAGATCCTTCCGCTCAATCGTCTTGTGGCGGCAGTAATGATGGGAATCCCCTTGGCATAGAGTTCTTCTGGATAGAGCTGAATATCTTCTACAATGATTACCAGTGAAGATCGGGGACAGGTGAAAGGGCTGATGCCCAGAGGGCCTTTCCCTCTGGTGGCCAGAAGACGGATATACCCCTCTTCTCTTTTATTTCGGCGGACCGCCTCTTCCACAGTCTCCATTATTTCTGCATGGGACAGGTTCAGTTCCAGGCGGATGGCCCGGGCCCCTTCAGATAATCTGTCTATATGCTCTTTCAGTCTGAAGATTTTACCACCATAGATTCTGATACCTTCAAACAGACCGTCACCGTATAGCAGTCCATGATCATAGACCGATATTTTTGCTTCATCTTTTGCGTACCATTTACCATCAATATAAACTTCCATTATTTCTCTCCCAATGTTCTGTCTGAATAGATATCCCGGAGAAGGATATAGCCCTCACCATAGTTTTCAACCAGTTCGTGATCAAAGTGTTTTACAATCTTCATAATGTAGATATCGTGTTTGATATAGTCTTCCGCCAGGGTGACAAATCCTCTGCCCCGGCTCCAGGCTCCCTCGCTGGAATCATCAGAAAAAGTGGCTGAGAGAGCTTCATTTCCATCACAGACAAGAGTAAAACCCCGGCCCCCTTTTTCCTCATAAAGTGTGTCCTGTATGGGATGTTCAAAAATCTGACTGCTTGTTTCCGAAGCTTGCCCGAAGTGAACGACAGCCGTTTTTATCCCTTCCTTTTCTTTCCCTCTGATAAGGGGAGCCAGAGTGCTGAATTCTTCGGCCCACAGAGATATGAGCAGTGATGTCCGGCAGCGGCTGATCATCTTTTCAGCCCTTTCAATAATCGAGGAGTACTCATTGAGGTTCCAGACATAGGAAACCTCTTTTTTCGGCCTTGGATTTTTCAATTCCTTGCTCAGCACCTTGAGAGTCTTCTCCATTTTGAAGCGGTAGGAGGAAATATACTCCTCAGGCTCCTGGGGTATATAGCGTTTTTTATTCTTCTCTGTCAGTTCCAGAACCAGTTCTTTCTCTTCCAGTTTTTTCATTACACCATAGATCTTGGATGTGGGGATGCCGGCGTTTCCAGCACACTCATATGCTGTGAGAGGGTGCTCTTCCAGGAGTGCCATATAGGCCCTTGCTTCATAATCACTGAGTCCTGTTTCTCTGAGTTGATTGACTATATTAACTACCATGGTAGTTAATATAGAAGAGAATGTATCTTTTTGTCAATAAAACTAGATATACAGTGGTGAAAATTCTATAATTTCAGGTAATTAAGGAGATCCATTTTGAAAATAGGTACTAAACTAACTCTAATTTTTTCTTTTTTGATCATATTTATTATTGCCTTCTTCGTTTTGTTTACCAGAAACAGGACGACAGAGATAGCCAGCAAGGATTCGCAGGTCATTGCCCATGAATATGCGGCTCATTATGCCTCGGAGGTTCAGGGAATCTTTCAGACAGTAATCAGTGAAACCACATCCATGGCATCCGGTGTTCAGACCCTTGTTCAGGATGGAACAACTGAGGACTCAAGAGAACTTGTCACGAAAATTCTCAGTAACTGGTTTGTTGTCTCTTCAGGGACATCCAATATCTATGATACCTGGGCTACCTTTGAACCGGGAATGTTTGATAACCGAGATGCGGAATTTGCAGGATCAGAAACATATGGAGAGAGCGGTGGCTACAGCACCTGGATTTATGATGAGGGAAACGGTGTACTTGGGATCTATCCTTCAGAGCTTTCAGAAGATCCTGCATCGAACACCTGGTATACAGATGCAAGGGACAGAGGAAAAGTAACAGTTTCCGATGTCTATGAGTTTGAATATTCCAACGGAATGCAGACTGTGGTGACAATTGCCATGCCGGTTTATAACTCTTCAAACCAATTTGCGGGCGTTGTGGGCAGTGACTTCGAAGTAGGTTATCTGAATGAAGAGATCAGCAAGGTAAATATTTATGAAAACGGTTTTCTTACACTGGTCTCAGAGGGTGGAATTCTTGTTGCTACCAGTGATGAATCCATGGTGGGACAGCATGTTAGTTCATACTCGTGGATCACTGATGAGGTCCAGGGACGGATCGAAGGAAGAGAGTCCTTCAGCTTTCATTCCGAGATAGAGGGTATCAAGGGGGGAATGTATAACTATTCAATCCCCATAGAGCTTGGTGCATCGGGAAATGTCTGGACTATGCTGGTAAGTATTCCTGAGGCCGAAATCAATTATCTTACAAATAGGATGTCCCTGGTGATCATCATCATCGGAATTTTTATGTCTGCTCTGGCGGTTCTGCTGGCATCACTCATATCGAGAACAATAACCATCCCTCTGAAAAGAGCCATATCATTTGCCGGTGAGATCTCAGAAGGTAACATACAGGCTGTTTTTGATAATAAAAGGAAAGATGAGCTGGGGGATCTGGCTGATTCCCTGAACAATATGAAAGATAATCTGCATAATATAATTGGCAGTATTATGGAGAGTTCCGACAGTGTGGCAAACAGCAGTGTCGAGATGAACAGCGCCACCCTGGTCCTGTCAGAGGGAGCTTCTGAACAGGCCGCCTCAGCAGAGGAGGTCTCAAGTTCAATGGAACAGATGGCTGCCAATATTCAGCAGAATTCAGAGAATGCCGGATTGACCGAAAAACTGGCTACCCAGGTTACTGAAGATGCCCGGAAGAGCGGTAAGGCTGTATTTCAGGCGGTGTCTGCCATGAAGGATATTGCCGATAAGATAAATGTTATTGAAGAGATTGCCCGGCAGACTAATATGCTGGCACTTAATGCAGCCATTGAGGCTGCGAGAGCGGGAGAACACGGTAAGGGCTTTGCCGTAGTTGCATCAGAGGTGCGTAAGCTGGCGGAGAGCAGTCAGAAAGCGGCAGGAGAGATCACAGACCTTGCTGTGTCGTCGGTATCTGTTGCCGAAGAGGCCGGTGGACTGCTGGATAAGCTTGTTCCGAATATTGAAAAAACATCCTCCCTTATAGAGGAGATAAGTTCAGCCAGTCAGGAACAGAACTCCGGAGTGGAACAGATCAATATCGCACTGACTCAGCTTGATCAGGTTATACAGCAGAATGCCTCTTCTTCAGAAGAGATGGCAGCTACGTCAGAAACTCTTGCGGTACAGGCGGGTGAGATGAAACAGCTTATGTCCTACTTTAATATTGGAAATAATTCAGAACCCAAGGACCTGAAGCTTATTGAATAAGCATATTACTGAATCCGGTTTTCTGTTAAAGTTGATGCATGATTAATTTAAACGAAGCTCAGATCTTTTTGAAAGATATAATAAAAGAGGCAGGTGATATCAGCCTGGAGTACAGGAAAAGACTTAAAACCATCCGGGTTGAACATAAGGCCACTGACAGAGATATTGTCACCGAGGCGGATAAGGCTGTTGAGAGTTTTCTCCGTAAGAAAATATCAGAGAAGTATCCGGACCATGCTGTTCTGGGAGAAGAAGAGGGGGAGACCGGTAGTCACGACTGCCGCTGGATTGTAGATCCCATTGACGGTACTATCGCCTTTCTCCATGGCCAGTACCAGTATTCGATCTCCATCGCTCTGGAAATCTCAGGACGTTTAGAGCTTGCCGCAGTCTTTGCGCCGGCCCTGAATGATCTTTTTACGGCTGTCAGAGGCGGGGGAGCCTTCCTGAACGGGAATCCCATCCATGTCTCAGATACTGGTAAAATCGGAGATTCCGTATTTGCTTCAGGGTTTCCCTGTATCAGAGCGGGTATGAAGGAGACCAATCTTCCTCTTTTTTCTGAGATGATGGTGAATATCCGTGATTTCCGCCGGGGTGGTTCTGCAGCTCTGGATCTCTGTTTTGTGGCCTGTGGTC
This genomic interval carries:
- the ilvE gene encoding branched-chain-amino-acid transaminase, translating into MEVYIDGKWYAKDEAKISVYDHGLLYGDGLFEGIRIYGGKIFRLKEHIDRLSEGARAIRLELNLSHAEIMETVEEAVRRNKREEGYIRLLATRGKGPLGISPFTCPRSSLVIIVEDIQLYPEELYAKGIPIITAATRRLSGRIFDPRIKTLNYLNNIMAKIEAVDAGCLEAVMLSEEGYVCECTGDNIFIVKNGKLLTPASWHGLLEGITRNSILELAEKLKIETKETTLTRFDLYTADECFLTGSGAELIPVISVDKRVVGDEKPGPVTLRLKEVFTELIYS
- a CDS encoding TrmB family transcriptional regulator, with product MVVNIVNQLRETGLSDYEARAYMALLEEHPLTAYECAGNAGIPTSKIYGVMKKLEEKELVLELTEKNKKRYIPQEPEEYISSYRFKMEKTLKVLSKELKNPRPKKEVSYVWNLNEYSSIIERAEKMISRCRTSLLISLWAEEFSTLAPLIRGKEKEGIKTAVVHFGQASETSSQIFEHPIQDTLYEEKGGRGFTLVCDGNEALSATFSDDSSEGAWSRGRGFVTLAEDYIKHDIYIMKIVKHFDHELVENYGEGYILLRDIYSDRTLGEK
- a CDS encoding methyl-accepting chemotaxis protein, producing the protein MKIGTKLTLIFSFLIIFIIAFFVLFTRNRTTEIASKDSQVIAHEYAAHYASEVQGIFQTVISETTSMASGVQTLVQDGTTEDSRELVTKILSNWFVVSSGTSNIYDTWATFEPGMFDNRDAEFAGSETYGESGGYSTWIYDEGNGVLGIYPSELSEDPASNTWYTDARDRGKVTVSDVYEFEYSNGMQTVVTIAMPVYNSSNQFAGVVGSDFEVGYLNEEISKVNIYENGFLTLVSEGGILVATSDESMVGQHVSSYSWITDEVQGRIEGRESFSFHSEIEGIKGGMYNYSIPIELGASGNVWTMLVSIPEAEINYLTNRMSLVIIIIGIFMSALAVLLASLISRTITIPLKRAISFAGEISEGNIQAVFDNKRKDELGDLADSLNNMKDNLHNIIGSIMESSDSVANSSVEMNSATLVLSEGASEQAASAEEVSSSMEQMAANIQQNSENAGLTEKLATQVTEDARKSGKAVFQAVSAMKDIADKINVIEEIARQTNMLALNAAIEAARAGEHGKGFAVVASEVRKLAESSQKAAGEITDLAVSSVSVAEEAGGLLDKLVPNIEKTSSLIEEISSASQEQNSGVEQINIALTQLDQVIQQNASSSEEMAATSETLAVQAGEMKQLMSYFNIGNNSEPKDLKLIE
- a CDS encoding inositol monophosphatase family protein, translated to MINLNEAQIFLKDIIKEAGDISLEYRKRLKTIRVEHKATDRDIVTEADKAVESFLRKKISEKYPDHAVLGEEEGETGSHDCRWIVDPIDGTIAFLHGQYQYSISIALEISGRLELAAVFAPALNDLFTAVRGGGAFLNGNPIHVSDTGKIGDSVFASGFPCIRAGMKETNLPLFSEMMVNIRDFRRGGSAALDLCFVACGQYDGYWEKHIEIYDVAAGILLVQEAGGLVTDYSGGIDGLPTEVLATNGLIHDQSMDVIRPFVKG